The following is a genomic window from Sulfitobacter pontiacus.
ACGCTGAAAGAGCTGACGTTGACCACCAATGGCAGCCAGTTGGAACGCTATGCCGCCGATCTTTATGCTGCGGGCGTGCGCCGTGTGAATGTCTCGCTTGATACGCTGGACGATCAGAAATTCGCCGACATCACCCGTTGGGGACGTCTGCCGCAGGTGCTGCGCGGGATCGACGCGGCGCAGAATGCCGGGCTGCGGGTCAAGATCAACGCCGTCGCGCTGAAAGGCTTCAACGAGGCAGAACTGCCGTCGATGACCGCATGGTGTGCGGATCGCGGGATTGATCTGACCTGGATCGAGGTGATGCCCATGGGCGACTTGGGCAACGAAGACCGCTTGGGCCAGTATTGGTCGCTCAAGGATGTGCGCCGCACCTACGAGGAACATTACACCGTCACCGATCTGGCCGAGAATACGGGCGGCCCTGCCCGATATGTCCGGCTGGAAGAGACCGGCCAGAAGATCGGCTTTATCACGCCGCTGTCCCATAATTTCTGCGAAAGCTGCAACCGCGTGCGGATCACCTGCACCGGTGAAATCTACATGTGTCTGGGGCAGGAAGATGTGGCCGACCTGCGCGCGCCCTTGCGCAATCACCCCGATGACGACGCGCCCTTGAAAGACGCAATTCGCGCGGCGATCAACCTTAAGCCCAAGGGCCACGACTTTGATTATTCACGGCAAAAGCTGGATGGGCAGATGCCCCGCCACATGAGCCACACAGGCGGCTGACGCGACCGTGTCCGCGCCTTTCCTGTACCGCGCCTGGGTTCTTGCCAGCCGCTGCCTGATCCCCTTTGCCGCCAGCGCAGAGGCGCGCAAGCTGAACGCGCAAGACGTGCCCGCCGCCCGCGCGGGAGAGAAACGCGGCATCGCCACACATCCGCGCCCAAGCGGCGCGCTTGTCTGGGTGCATGCGGCGTCCGTAGGCGAAAGCCTGTCGGTGCTTGCGCTGATCACCCGCATGGGGCATATGCTGCCCGACGCGCATTTCCTGATCACCTCGGGCACCGCGACCTCGGCCAGGCTGGTGGACCAACGTCTGCCGCCGCGCAGCCTGCACCAGTTTGCCCCGCTGGACGCCCCCGGCCCGTTAAAGCGGTTCCTGGCCCATTGGCAGCCCGACGCCGCGATATTTGTCGAAAGCGAGATCTGGCCGCAGATGTTGCGACGGACCCACGCGACAGGCGCGCCCATGGCGCTGGTCAATGCGCGCATGTCTGACAAGACGGTCGAGTTCTGGGAGAAATGGCCCCGCACTGCCCGCTACCTGTTCGATGTCTTTACGCTGATCGTAACGCAGAATGACGCGATGGCGCGCAACATGATCCGCATGCATGCCCCCGCCGATCGTGTGTCGCCGGGCGTGAACCTGAAATCCATGGCCGGCCCGCTGCCCGTCGATGCACAGGCGTTGGCGTCTGCGCGCACAGCGCTTGGCGGGCGGGCGGTCTGGGTCGCCTCTTCCACCCACGAAGGCGAGGAACGCAGCGTGCTTGACGCGCATAAGAAGCTGCTGCGCCAGATCCCCGATCTGTGTCTTATCCTTGCCCCGCGCCACCCCGAACGCGGCGATGCGGTAGAGGCGCTGGTTCAGGACGCGGGGCTGACCGTGCAGCGTCGCAGCCGTGGGGACGCCCCCGGGGGGCAGGTCTATCTGGCCGACACGCTGGGGGAATTGGGCCTCTGGTACAGCCTGTCCGATGTCGTGTTTCTGGGCGGATCGCTGCTGCCCATTGGCGGGCATAACCCGTTCGAGGTGGCGCAATCGGGTGCCGCCGTGCTGTCGGGCAACCATGTTGCGGCCTTTGCGGAAACCTATGCCCAGCTTGAGGCTGAAGGCGCTGCGCGGATCGTGGCGGATGGCGATGATCTGGCCACCCGCGTTGCCGCGCTCTTGACCAAACCGGACGAGCTGGCGACGATGACCGCAGCCGCTGCCCGCTTCATCGCGGCACAAGATGACCAGCTTGATGCCATCGCCAGCCGTCTGATCACCACATTGAAGTTGGATACCCCATGACGCACCCCCTTGCCCGCACCGATGTGATCGCGCCGAATTTCAAACGCAGGCTCAGCGGCGTGACGGCCACTGTGATGCGGCTGGTACCGGTCCAATCGCGCGATATCTCTATCGCGGCGACGGGCCCCGTTGTGCCCGAGGATGTGCCGCAGGTGCCGCTGGCCTCGCTTGTGACCATGTCGCGCCGCGGGCCGTCACCGTCGGGCTGGCGGGTCTGGCACGCGCGGCGCAACGTCGAGATGCTGGGCGGGCTGGCGCTGCGCTATCTGCTGGGCAAGCGGCTCAAGCTGATGTTCACCTCGGCCAGCCAGCGTGAACAGACCGGCCTGACGCGCTGGCTGATCCGGCGGATGGATGCCGTGGTGGCGACCTCGGACCGGACAAACGCCTATCTGGAAAACCCCGGCCATGTGATCATGCACGGGATCGACACCGAGGGCTTTGCCCCCTCGCCCGACCGCGCTGCCCTGCGCGCCGAGCTTAAGCTGCCAGTGAACGCGACGCTGGTGGGTTGCTATGGCCGTATCCGCGCCCAAAAGGGCACCGATGCCTTTGTCGAGGCGATGCTGCCGATCCTGCGGGACAACCCCGATGTCGTCGCCCTTGTAATGGGACGCGCGACCGAGAAATACGAGAGCTTCGAGAAGGGCCTGAAAGACCGTGCCCGCGCCGAAGGGCTGTCGGACCGGATGCTGTTCCTGCCAGAGGTGCCCGTGGGCGATATGGCGGATTTCTACCGCGTGCTGGACCTTTACGTCGCCCCCCAACGGTGGGAGGGCTTCGGCCTCACCCCGATCGAGGCGATGGCCTGCGGTGTACCCGTGGTCGCGACCCGTGTGGGGGCCTTTGAAAAGCTGGTGGTGCAAGGTACGACGGGCCTACTGGTGGACCCCGATGACATTCCCGCGCTCGAGGCCGCGACGCGCGATGCTCTGTCCGACCGGACCCGACTGGCCGCATGGGCAGAGGCCGGGCGCAGCTATGTGATGTCGGATTTCTCTATCGCGCGCGAAGCGGCGGCGCTGGTCAAAATCTATCGCAAGCTGCTGGCGGCATAGGGCGCGGGTTTCCCCCCGCCCTATGCCTGTGTGATCAGCCGATGGGCATGCGTTGTTCAGCGATACCGGCCCACCAGCTGCAGCCCGCGGGAATGATATCGTCGTTAAAGTTATACATCGGATGGTGCACCATCGCGGTGTCGCCATTGCCGACCAGAATATAGGCACCGGGGCGCTCTTCGAGCATAAAGGCGAAATCCTCGCCCCCCATGACCAAAGGTGCTTCGTCGCATTGCCCCGAGATGCCGCGCGCGACATCCGCCGCGAATTCAGTCTGTTCGTCGTGGTTCACCATCACTGGATAGTTGCGCACGTATTTGACCTTGGCCGTCGCGCCAAAGGTCGCCGCGATGCCTTCACAAATCTCTGTCACGCGCTTTTCAGCCAGATCGCGCAGGTCATTGGACAGGGTGCGCACGGTACCCAGCAAGTTCACCCGCTGCGGGATCACGTTGAACGCCTTGGACGAGGATTCGATCGAGGTGATCGAGACAACGATATTGCCCACGGGGTCCGCGTTCCGGCTGACGATGGTTTGCAGCGCGGTGATGATATGTGCGGTGACCACACCGGTATCGATGGTCTCGTGTGGTTTGGCCGCGTGGCCGCCCAGACCCTCGACTTCGATTTCCAGCAGGTCGGTGGCCGCAAAGAACGGGCCGGGGCGGATGCCGAATTGGCCGGCGGGAATGCCGGGCCAGTTGTGCATGCCATAGACTTCCTGAATGCCCCAGCGTTCCATCATGCCGTCCTTGCACATCTCGCGCCCGCCGCCGCCGCCTTCTTCGGCAGGCTGAAAGATCACCACAACAGTCCCGTCAAAGTTCCGTGTCTCGGCCAGATACTGCGCCGCGCCCAATAGCATCGCCGTGTGGCCGTCGTGGCCGCAGGCATGCATCGCATTGGGCGTTTTGGAGGCATAGTCCAGCCCCGTCTGTTCGTGGATCGGCAGCGCGTCCATATCGGCACGCAGCCCGATGACCTTGCCCGAGGTGGTGGCATTGCCCTTGATCACGCCGACAACACCGGTACGCCCGATGCCTTCGACAACTTCGTCACAGCCGAAGGCGCGCAGTTTCTCGGCCACGGTGGCAGAGGTGCGATGCGTCTCGAACAGGATCTCGGGGTGTTCGTGCAAATCACGTCGCCATGCGGTGATGTCATTGTGCAATTCGGCAAATCGGTTCTTAACGGGCATTTTTCGAAGTCCTTGAAGTCTGTGAAAAAAGGGAACGCGCAGCGCCCCTTTCGGGCAAAGCCGGCGGCTAGGCTGGCAATCTTGTTTCAATCATTTCCGCGAACCAGCTACAACCTGCGGGGATCGCGTCATCGTTGAAATTATACATGGGGTGGTGGACGGTGGGCCCGTCGCCATTACCCAGCATGATATAGGCACCGGGGCGCTGGTTCAGCATATACGAGAAATCCTCTCCGGCCATGATCGGCGGCGTGTCGCGGTCCACACCGGGGGCGATATTCTCGGCCACATCGGCGGCGTAGGCGGTATTCGCGTCAGCGTTCACGGTGATGGGATAGCCGCGCGCGTAAACGATGTCGGCAGTGCATTGGTGGGCGGCGCAGGTGTGGGCCACGACAGCCTCCAGCCGGTCCTGCACCAGATCGCGGATGCCCGCATCCAGCGTACGGACCGTGCCGCGCAGACGCACGGTTTGCGGCAGAACGTTGTGGCTGTCGGTATCGGACCGCAGGGTGCAGACCGACACGACAGCATTCTTGATCGGATCCACGTTGCGTGCGGCGATGGATTGCAGCGCGACAACGACATGCGCCGCGGCAAGGTTGGTATCGATCGCCTCGTGCGGGGCTGCGGCATGGCCGCCCTGCCCGGTGATGATGATGTCGAACTCATCTGCCGCCGCCAGTAAAGGGCCACTGCGGATCGCGAATGCGCCGACGGGATGGCCGGGCATATTGTGCAGCCCGTAGACCTCGTCGATGGACCAACGCTCCATCAAGCCTTCCTCGACCATGACGTTGCCACCGCCGCCGCCCTCTTCGGCGGGTTGGAAGATAAGCACCGCCCGCCCGTCAAAATTGCGTGTCTCTGCAAGATACTGCGCGGCCCCCAGCAGGATCGCGGTGTGCCCGTCATGGCCGCAGGCATGCATCTTGCCCGGCGTTTTGGAGGCATACGCAAGCCCCGTCGCCTCGGTGATGGGTAAAGCGTCCATATCCGCGCGCAAGCCGATGCTGCGGCCCGACGCATTGGTCTTGCCCTCGATCACCGCGACGATGCCGCTTTGCGCCACGCCGGTGGTGATATCGGTGATGCCAAAGCTGCGCAGCTTCTCTTCGACGAAAGCCGCGGTCTGCGGCAGATCGAATTGCAGTTCGGGGATCGTATGCAGGTGACGCCGCCACGCGGTGATGTCGGCATGGGTTTCGGCAAAGCGGTTCTTGATCGGCATCGCGTGCGTTCCTTTATGTGTCTAGACGTTCGGGCCCAGGATCATCGGGCTGCCATCGGTGAAACGTGCGAGGCGAAAGCGGGTCAGGTCGTGCCCGGCGCTTTGCCCCGTGGCCAGACGCGCCAGAACGCGGCCCATGCCCGGCCCGATACCAAAGCCGTGCCCCGACATGCCCGTGCCAATGGTCAGCCCCGGCAGTGCTGCCACAGTATCCACGACAGGTACAATGTCAGGCATCGTGTCGATCATCCCCGCCCAGGCAGATTTCAGCTTTATCGGCCCCAGATCGGGGAACATTGCTGAAAAATCACGCAGCAGGCGGCGGATCTTGGCCATATTGGGCGTGGGATTAAGGATGCGCATCGCCTCGAAGGGGGATGGGGTATCGGCCTGCCAGCGCCGTTTGGTCGCCCAAGCATCGGGAAAGCCTTTGGGCGCAAAAGGGTGAAGCCGTTGACCAAAGGGGTCGGCGCGCAACTGGGTCAGGTAATGGGGCAAAGCACGAAAGGCGTCAGGGCCCACAAAAAGCTCGGGCGCGCCGGGAGGGGCGAGCGTATAGCCGCCATCCTCGCGCCGCCGGAATGCGACCCGCCCGTCCGACACCGCCCCTGCGTAAATTTCAGGCAAGCTTTCGGTCGCCGCCACATTTTCGCGTACCGACAGCTGCGGCATAGCGATACCGTGATTGCGCAGGAACAGCGCCGACCACGCCCCGCCTGCCAGCACCACCTGCGAAGACGCGATACGCCCCTGTTCCGTGATCACCCCGGCAACCCGCCCCGCCGCGATGTCAAGGCAGCGCACGGCGCAATTCTCGATGATCTGAACGCCCTCTCGCGCGGCGATACCGGCGAGTGCGGGCACCGCGACCCAAGGCTCCGCCCGCATGTCCGACGGCGTGATCAGCGCGCCGATCTGAGGTGTCGCAAGGCCGGGGAACATGGCGGAGACCTCGGCCGCCGTCATCATCCGGCTGTCCGCGCCATTGGCCCGCGCATGGGGCAGCCAGTCTTCGTAGCCCGCAAGTTGTGTCGGCCTTTGCGCCAGATAGGCAATGCCGCCCTGCCGCAGCCCGATATCCACGTTCGTTTGCCCCGCAAGTTCGCGCCAGAGCGCCTGCGCCTCGGCCATGATCGGCATCTCGTCAGGGTCGCGCCCCTGTTGCCGAATCCACCCCCAATTGCGGCTGGATTGTTCAGCGGCGATGCGGCCCTTTTCCAGCAAGGTGACCGAGTGACCCTCCCGGGCGAGGAACAGCGCCGTGCAGACCCCGATGATCCCGCCGCCGATAACGACGATATCCGACGTCGCTGGCTGGGGGCCGGGATAGGTGACGGGGGTGGTCGTGTGGATCGGGAAAGGCTGCATGGGTCAGGCTTTATATAGCGTGGGCGTCGCGGGCAAAGCAGGCCTGGATCGGGGGCCAGCCCCCGGTGCCGCGCTGCGGCCCCTCCCCCGGGATGTGATGCCATTTGGAAGAAGGGGGCCGCTGCGCTGTGTCATTTCAAACGGTCAAGCAGGTCGCGCATGAAGCTATGGCCGGCCTCGAATTGCGCGACTTCGATATATTCGTTGGGCTGGTGCGCCTGTGCGATATCGCCGGGGCCGCAGATCACCGCGCTATACCCCGCTTCCTGGAACTGTCCGGCCTCGGTCCCGTAGGAGACCTTGTGGCTGGCATTGTCGCCGGTGATCTGGCGCACGAAGGTTTCGGCCAGCCCGTCTTTTTCGGGTTGTAGTGCGGGGACGTCGAAACGGGGGGTGACCTCGATATAGGTTTCGGGGACGACCTCTTGCATCTGCTTTTCGACCTCGCGCACCTTTTCCAGATAGGCGGTGCCCCAGGCGTCTTTGTCTTCGCCCGGCACGACGCGGAAATCCATGGCGAAGTGGCAATCCTTGGCGGTGATATTATGCGCTGTCCCGCCCGAGATCACGCCCACATGGGCGGTGGTAAAGGGCGGGTTGAACATCGCGGCAAGCTCGCTGGGTTTGCGGGCCATGTTCTCGGTGTTCACCTCATTGGCCCATTCGATCAGCTTGGCCCCCGCCATGATCGCGTTGACGCCTGTGTGCAGGAGCGAGGAATGCACCTCGAAGCCGACCACATGGGTGTTGAAGCCCGTGCCGCCCTTGTGACCTGTAACGGCCTGCATGGTCGAGGGTTCCCCCACGATCACCAGCGCACCTTTGGGCAACACCGGTTGCATCGCCTCGATCATCGGAGGGGCACCGGTGCAGCCGATTTCCTCGTCAAAGCTGAGCGCGATCTGGAGTGGGCGTTGCACTTCGGCGTAATGCGCTTCTACCAATGTCCAGATGGCCAGCGCATCAAAGCCCTTCATGTCGCAGCAGCCGCGCCCGTAATAGCGCCCGTCCCGTTCGACCACGGTGAAAGGGTCGCTGTCCCAGGGCTGGCCGTCCACCGGCACCACATCGGTATGCCCCGACAGGACCACCGCGCCCTCTTCCCACGGGCCCACATGGGCGAAAAGCGCATGTTTGGGTTGATCGGGGTGGATATAGCGATGGGACGCGATGCCGTGGCTTTCAAGGTAATCGGCCACCCAGTCGATCAGCGGGATATTCGTATCCCGCGACACAGTGGGAAAGCTGACGAGTTTTTCCATCAGCTCGAACGGGGTCATGCGCGCAGTCATTTATGTGGTCCTTTAGTATCCGCTATCGGTGATCAAGACCTGATGGCCGGGGGATACGGTTTTGTAAACAGAGGGTTCCGCGACATAGCTTGTCGGATGGATCGGGGACGGGATCGGCTTGAAGTTCAGCTCGCTTTCCTTTTTGCGACGCCGTGGATCGGCGATGGGGACGGCTTTCATCAAGGCCTGCGTATAGGGGTGCTGCGGGTTTTCAAACACCTGCGACCGCGTGCCCATTTCTACGATCCGGCCCAGATACATCACGCCGACGTGGTGGCTGACCCGTTCGACCACAGCCATATCGTGGCTGATGAACAGGAAGGACAGCCCCATTTCCGCTTGCAGCTCCAGCATCAGATTGACCACCTGCGCCTGCACCGACACATCCAGCGCCGACACGGCTTCATCCGCGACGATCAGCTTGGGGTTCAGCGCTAAGGCCCGCGCGATGGCGACGCGCTGGCGCTGACCACCTGACAGCTCGTGCGGGAAGCGGCGCATGAAGCTGCGCGGCAGTTCCACACGGTCAAACAGCATCTCGATGCGTTTGGTCAGTTCGGCCCCCTTGAGCGTGCCATAATTGTGGATCGGTTCGGCCACCTGATCCGACAGCTGCATCTGCGGATTGAGCGAGGCAAACGGGTCCTGAAAGATCATCTGCATGTCCAGTCGCGCCTTGTGCAGGCCACGTGAATCCAGTGCCATGATGTCTTTGCCATCGAGGTTGACCTCGCCGGACTGGGGGTCGACCAGCCGCAGCAAGGACCGCCCCGCCGTAGATTTTCCGCAGCCGGATTCCCCCACAAGGCTTAGCGTTTGGCCCTTGTTGATGGTAAACGACAGGTCCTCGACCGCATGGACATTGGCGACGGTGCGGCGCAGGAAGCCGCCCTGCACCGGAAAGCGCGTGGTCAGGTTCTTGACCGTCAGCAGCGTTTCCTCTGTGCCCTTGATAGGTTTGATCTCTTTATCCGCCGTCCCGAGCAGTTTCATCGGTTCGGGATAGGGTTTGCCGCGCATCTCGCCCAGCTTGGGGACGGCGGCCAGCAACGCCTTGGTATAGGGGTGTTGGGGGTTTTCGAAAATTTCCTCGACCGTGCCTTCTTCGACCTTGTTACCGCGGAACATGACAACGACGCGATCGGCCATTTGGGCGACAACGGCCATGTCATGGGTGATGAACATGACGGCGGTGCCGGTCTCGCGTTTCAAGCGGTCGATCAGCGCGAGGATTTCGGCCTGAATGGTCACATCCAGCGCGGTGGTGGGTTCATCCGCGATCAACAGCCGCGGCGAACAGGCCAGCGCCATGGCAATCACCACACGCTGGCGCATCCCGCCCGACAGTTCGTGCGGGTATTGCGCAAGACGGCGGGCCGGTTCGGGGATGCGGACCTGGGTCAGAAGCTCCAGCGCGCGGGCCTCTGCCTGCGCCTTGGACATGTTCTTGTGCAGGCGCAGCCCTTCGGTCAGCTGGCGACCGACGGTAAAGACAGGGTTCAGCGCTGTCATCGGTTCCTGAAAGATCATCCCGATCTCATTGCCGCGAATATCGCGCATCACATCCTGATCTGTGCGCGCCAAATCGACAGCGGGATCGTTCTGGCGCTCAAATAATAGGCGCCCACCCGCAATTTTTCCGCCGCCGAACTCGACCAGACGCATCAGCGACAGCGAGGACACCGATTTACCCGAGCCGGATTCGCCCACAACGCAGACAGTTTCACCCGCATTGATGTCAAAGCTGACGTTCTCCACACCTAGAACGGGTCCGTCCTGGGTTTGAAATTCGACCCTAAG
Proteins encoded in this region:
- a CDS encoding ABC transporter ATP-binding protein, whose protein sequence is MLDEATPTPIAQIQELRVEFQTQDGPVLGVENVSFDINAGETVCVVGESGSGKSVSSLSLMRLVEFGGGKIAGGRLLFERQNDPAVDLARTDQDVMRDIRGNEIGMIFQEPMTALNPVFTVGRQLTEGLRLHKNMSKAQAEARALELLTQVRIPEPARRLAQYPHELSGGMRQRVVIAMALACSPRLLIADEPTTALDVTIQAEILALIDRLKRETGTAVMFITHDMAVVAQMADRVVVMFRGNKVEEGTVEEIFENPQHPYTKALLAAVPKLGEMRGKPYPEPMKLLGTADKEIKPIKGTEETLLTVKNLTTRFPVQGGFLRRTVANVHAVEDLSFTINKGQTLSLVGESGCGKSTAGRSLLRLVDPQSGEVNLDGKDIMALDSRGLHKARLDMQMIFQDPFASLNPQMQLSDQVAEPIHNYGTLKGAELTKRIEMLFDRVELPRSFMRRFPHELSGGQRQRVAIARALALNPKLIVADEAVSALDVSVQAQVVNLMLELQAEMGLSFLFISHDMAVVERVSHHVGVMYLGRIVEMGTRSQVFENPQHPYTQALMKAVPIADPRRRKKESELNFKPIPSPIHPTSYVAEPSVYKTVSPGHQVLITDSGY
- the moaA gene encoding GTP 3',8-cyclase MoaA produces the protein MNAPLIDPFARAITYLRVSVTDRCDFRCVYCMSENMNFLPKKELLTLEELDRLCTNFVDLGVQKLRITGGEPLVRKGIMTFFDSMTRHLDAGTLKELTLTTNGSQLERYAADLYAAGVRRVNVSLDTLDDQKFADITRWGRLPQVLRGIDAAQNAGLRVKINAVALKGFNEAELPSMTAWCADRGIDLTWIEVMPMGDLGNEDRLGQYWSLKDVRRTYEEHYTVTDLAENTGGPARYVRLEETGQKIGFITPLSHNFCESCNRVRITCTGEIYMCLGQEDVADLRAPLRNHPDDDAPLKDAIRAAINLKPKGHDFDYSRQKLDGQMPRHMSHTGG
- a CDS encoding M20 aminoacylase family protein, whose amino-acid sequence is MPIKNRFAETHADITAWRRHLHTIPELQFDLPQTAAFVEEKLRSFGITDITTGVAQSGIVAVIEGKTNASGRSIGLRADMDALPITEATGLAYASKTPGKMHACGHDGHTAILLGAAQYLAETRNFDGRAVLIFQPAEEGGGGGNVMVEEGLMERWSIDEVYGLHNMPGHPVGAFAIRSGPLLAAADEFDIIITGQGGHAAAPHEAIDTNLAAAHVVVALQSIAARNVDPIKNAVVSVCTLRSDTDSHNVLPQTVRLRGTVRTLDAGIRDLVQDRLEAVVAHTCAAHQCTADIVYARGYPITVNADANTAYAADVAENIAPGVDRDTPPIMAGEDFSYMLNQRPGAYIMLGNGDGPTVHHPMYNFNDDAIPAGCSWFAEMIETRLPA
- a CDS encoding 3-deoxy-D-manno-octulosonic acid transferase encodes the protein MSAPFLYRAWVLASRCLIPFAASAEARKLNAQDVPAARAGEKRGIATHPRPSGALVWVHAASVGESLSVLALITRMGHMLPDAHFLITSGTATSARLVDQRLPPRSLHQFAPLDAPGPLKRFLAHWQPDAAIFVESEIWPQMLRRTHATGAPMALVNARMSDKTVEFWEKWPRTARYLFDVFTLIVTQNDAMARNMIRMHAPADRVSPGVNLKSMAGPLPVDAQALASARTALGGRAVWVASSTHEGEERSVLDAHKKLLRQIPDLCLILAPRHPERGDAVEALVQDAGLTVQRRSRGDAPGGQVYLADTLGELGLWYSLSDVVFLGGSLLPIGGHNPFEVAQSGAAVLSGNHVAAFAETYAQLEAEGAARIVADGDDLATRVAALLTKPDELATMTAAAARFIAAQDDQLDAIASRLITTLKLDTP
- a CDS encoding M20 aminoacylase family protein, which produces MPVKNRFAELHNDITAWRRDLHEHPEILFETHRTSATVAEKLRAFGCDEVVEGIGRTGVVGVIKGNATTSGKVIGLRADMDALPIHEQTGLDYASKTPNAMHACGHDGHTAMLLGAAQYLAETRNFDGTVVVIFQPAEEGGGGGREMCKDGMMERWGIQEVYGMHNWPGIPAGQFGIRPGPFFAATDLLEIEVEGLGGHAAKPHETIDTGVVTAHIITALQTIVSRNADPVGNIVVSITSIESSSKAFNVIPQRVNLLGTVRTLSNDLRDLAEKRVTEICEGIAATFGATAKVKYVRNYPVMVNHDEQTEFAADVARGISGQCDEAPLVMGGEDFAFMLEERPGAYILVGNGDTAMVHHPMYNFNDDIIPAGCSWWAGIAEQRMPIG
- the argE gene encoding acetylornithine deacetylase, yielding MTARMTPFELMEKLVSFPTVSRDTNIPLIDWVADYLESHGIASHRYIHPDQPKHALFAHVGPWEEGAVVLSGHTDVVPVDGQPWDSDPFTVVERDGRYYGRGCCDMKGFDALAIWTLVEAHYAEVQRPLQIALSFDEEIGCTGAPPMIEAMQPVLPKGALVIVGEPSTMQAVTGHKGGTGFNTHVVGFEVHSSLLHTGVNAIMAGAKLIEWANEVNTENMARKPSELAAMFNPPFTTAHVGVISGGTAHNITAKDCHFAMDFRVVPGEDKDAWGTAYLEKVREVEKQMQEVVPETYIEVTPRFDVPALQPEKDGLAETFVRQITGDNASHKVSYGTEAGQFQEAGYSAVICGPGDIAQAHQPNEYIEVAQFEAGHSFMRDLLDRLK
- a CDS encoding FAD-binding oxidoreductase, coding for MQPFPIHTTTPVTYPGPQPATSDIVVIGGGIIGVCTALFLAREGHSVTLLEKGRIAAEQSSRNWGWIRQQGRDPDEMPIMAEAQALWRELAGQTNVDIGLRQGGIAYLAQRPTQLAGYEDWLPHARANGADSRMMTAAEVSAMFPGLATPQIGALITPSDMRAEPWVAVPALAGIAAREGVQIIENCAVRCLDIAAGRVAGVITEQGRIASSQVVLAGGAWSALFLRNHGIAMPQLSVRENVAATESLPEIYAGAVSDGRVAFRRREDGGYTLAPPGAPELFVGPDAFRALPHYLTQLRADPFGQRLHPFAPKGFPDAWATKRRWQADTPSPFEAMRILNPTPNMAKIRRLLRDFSAMFPDLGPIKLKSAWAGMIDTMPDIVPVVDTVAALPGLTIGTGMSGHGFGIGPGMGRVLARLATGQSAGHDLTRFRLARFTDGSPMILGPNV
- a CDS encoding glycosyltransferase family 4 protein; this encodes MTHPLARTDVIAPNFKRRLSGVTATVMRLVPVQSRDISIAATGPVVPEDVPQVPLASLVTMSRRGPSPSGWRVWHARRNVEMLGGLALRYLLGKRLKLMFTSASQREQTGLTRWLIRRMDAVVATSDRTNAYLENPGHVIMHGIDTEGFAPSPDRAALRAELKLPVNATLVGCYGRIRAQKGTDAFVEAMLPILRDNPDVVALVMGRATEKYESFEKGLKDRARAEGLSDRMLFLPEVPVGDMADFYRVLDLYVAPQRWEGFGLTPIEAMACGVPVVATRVGAFEKLVVQGTTGLLVDPDDIPALEAATRDALSDRTRLAAWAEAGRSYVMSDFSIAREAAALVKIYRKLLAA